A stretch of DNA from Candidatus Bathyarchaeia archaeon:
TGCTCCAAAATAGCCTTGGGGATAAGAGTTAAAATATTTAGCTGCTAAATATTGTGGTCGGAGAGCCCAAAGCGCTATGCCTCCCTTTGAAAAAATCGAGTATAAGCCCGTGACAGTGAGGGAAGTTCTCCGTGAAATGAAAAACCTCTCTGAACTAATGATTGACTTGGCTTACTCTGCTGCCCTCTTCAACGACAAAGACTTGGCTGAAGACGTTTTGGAACTGGAAAAACGCATAGACACGCTGGCTTACCATCTGGAAATGGTGACCATGGTGGCTGCAAGAGACGCAAAAGACGCAGAAGCACTTGTTGGAGTTTCAAAAGTGGCTGCCGCCGCAGACAAAATTTCAGACGCCGCCGCAGACATAGCGGCAATAGTAACCCAAAATATAGGCGTGCACCCCATCGTGGGTGAAATTTTTGAAAGAGTTGAAGAACGTTTAGCAAAAGCCAAAGTGCACGAAGAATCGGTTTTAGTTGGAAAGGAAATAGGAGAGCTTGAACTAGCCCCTAGAATGGGAATAGACATAATCGCCATATTCAGAGAAAACGACTGGATAATAAACCCAAAAGAAAACGAGAAGGTTAAAGCTGGTGACATCCTCATAGCCCGCGGCACCCACGAAGGATTAAGAGAGCTTAAAGAAATCTGCGAAGGAAAACTTGAC
This window harbors:
- a CDS encoding TrkA C-terminal domain-containing protein, which translates into the protein MPPFEKIEYKPVTVREVLREMKNLSELMIDLAYSAALFNDKDLAEDVLELEKRIDTLAYHLEMVTMVAARDAKDAEALVGVSKVAAAADKISDAAADIAAIVTQNIGVHPIVGEIFERVEERLAKAKVHEESVLVGKEIGELELAPRMGIDIIAIFRENDWIINPKENEKVKAGDILIARGTHEGLRELKEICEGKLDKLED